Proteins from one Anopheles nili chromosome 2, idAnoNiliSN_F5_01, whole genome shotgun sequence genomic window:
- the LOC128730972 gene encoding toll-like receptor 13, which translates to MGKMQPTKRSTIASLTLAMICLAGISPSHGDECVSMKRDRHRTIMEEYRHSPNWDGYLTEDTLNLQNNETEVDLSRQGFKEVHWHLSSVAGEGYDVFDLNLAFNNLEELNELTFLKFYSLEMLNLSNNRLQMISNLTFGSLIRLVELDLSFNLIHTLERQAFDRLYALESLSLRENCLVTLAPNQFHFNDHLSSVLLDHNQLAFLPPVLFDPVTMVDEIYEFDLSNNNFRRMPYVEIKEIALLKIDNNHIETLTVNKTFNVRALQIQHNNIYDADLFKFSRAEHIDLSHNNLDNIVGLHEMNQLEYLDLSSNNVSRFDYNLKYSIRNIPSLVTLRLQNCSLNEHNIQGLLASESILNLDLSQNNFVRLNVSELARMHTLQYLSLNFNYLRELINYELLGLEFPFLELVSLSFNRWNCTYYDQLNAFLNRTHIRSTSDPRDCYINGTHVTDSYITDAFEPQYTMNHVKRDMTVLRNLGRNTIYFMYALFSTMRAQGNETYLHQIRQDRQLDVLERDVDRLLGMLAFLVAIFACVLFAAVAYGGFLLVRRWQHSRAVKVVTYNKRANEFSNGVTVNDVIRDNSVA; encoded by the coding sequence atCCACAATAGCCAGCCTAACATTGGCAATGATCTGTTTGGCTGGGATCAGTCCCTCGCATGGTGACGAATGTGTCAGTATGAAACGTGACAGGCATCGAACGATTATGGAAGAGTATCGCCACTCGCCAAACTGGGACGGCTACCTAACAGAGGACACGTTGAACCTGCAGAACAACGAAACGGAAGTGGACCTCTCCAGGCAAGGTTTCAAAGAGGTCCACTGGCACTTGAGTAGCGTTGCGGGCGAGGGTTACGACGTATTCGACCTCAATCTGGCATTTAACAACCTCGAGGAGCTGAACGAATTAACCTTCCTGAAGTTCTACTCCCTGGAGATGCTCAACCTTTCGAACAATCGCCTCCAGATGATCAGTAATCTCACCTTCGGCTCGTTGATACGTCTGGTCGAGCTGGACCTATCCTTCAACCTGATTCACACCTTGGAACGGCAGGCTTTCGATAGGCTGTACGCTCTCGAGTCACTGAGCTTGCGGGAAAACTGTCTCGTTACACTCGCACCGAACCAATTCCATTTCAACGATCACCTATCGTCGGTGTTGCTAGATCACAACCAACTGGCGTTCCTGCCACCGGTTCTGTTCGATCCTGTAACAATGGTAGACGAAATCTACGAATTCGACCTATCGAACAACAACTTCCGTCGGATGCCATATGTCGAGATCAAAGAGATCGCGTTGCTGAAGATCGACAACAATCACATCGAAACGCTCACCGTGAACAAAACTTTTAATGTGCGCGCCCTGCAGATCCAGCACAACAACATCTACGATGCGGATCTGTTCAAATTCAGCCGAGCCGAGCACATCGATCTTTCGCACAACAACCTGGACAACATCGTCGGCCTGCATGAGATGAACCAGCTCGAGTATCTGGATCTCTCGTCGAACAACGTGTCCCGGTTCGACTACAACCTAAAGTACTCGATCCGGAACATCCCCAGCCTGGTGACGTTGCGGTTGCAGAACTGCAGCCTTAACGAGCACAATATCCAAGGCCTGCTGGCGTCAGAGTCGATCCTTAATCTCGACCTCTCGCAGAACAACTTCGTTCGGCTGAATGTAAGTGAGCTGGCGCGAATGCACACGCTGCAGTACCTGAGCCTTAACTTCAACTATCTCCGCGAGTTGATCAACTACGAGCTGCTAGGGCTGGAGTTTCCGTTCCTCGAGCTGGTTTCGCTGTCGTTCAATCGCTGGAACTGCACGTACTACGATCAACTGAACGCGTTCCTGAACCGCACACACATCCGCTCTACGAGCGATCCGCGCGACTGCTACATCAACGGTACGCACGTGACCGATTCCTACATTACGGACGCGTTCGAGCCGCAGTACACGATGAACCACGTCAAACGGGATATGACCGTGCTGCGCAATCTGGGCCGCAATACCATCTACTTCATGTATGCGCTTTTCTCCACGATGCGAGCGCAAGGCAATGAAACGTACCTGCACCAGATACGCCAGGATCGCCAGCTGGACGTGCTGGAACGGGACGTCGATCGGTTGCTCGGTATGCTCGCCTTCCTGGTGGCCATCTTTGCGTGTGTCCTGTTCGCGGCCGTCGCGTACGGTGGGTTCCTGCTCGTCCGTCGATGGCAACACAGTCGCGCCGTCAAGGTGGTGACGTATAacaagcgagcgaacgagttCAGCAATGGTGTCACCGTCAACGACGTTATACGCGATAATTCAGTGGCTTAG